The region TGGCAAGAAGGAAAGTATAAAGTTTGGATTTAATTTATAACCGAAAGGAGCAGGAAATGGTATTGGAATTTTTCAAGAAAGGGTTTAAAAGCCTGAAATTTAAAAAAGACAGGCCCACCCCTCTTGGTGATCTTGAAGAGAAAGTTATGAACGTTCTTTGGAAAATAGGAAATGGGACGGTAAGAGAAGTTAGAGAGCAGTTAAATGAGAATTTGGCACATACTACAGTTATGACAATACTGGACAGACTTTACAAGAAGGGTCTTTTAAAAAGGATTAAAGAAGGTAAGAGCTACAGATATTTTCCTTTAATATCAAAAGAGGAATTTGAGAAGAAGGTTGCTGAAAAGGTTATTACAGATATTATCAGATCTCATCCGGAGACAGCTATAGCTGCATTTGAAGGTGCAATTGAAAAACTTTCCGAGGAAGAGATATACCATCTCAAAAAAATGATTGAAGAGAAAATGAGAGATGAAAAAAAGTGATCTAATATTTGTGATCTTTCTATCTGTGGTAGGTTTATACTTTTATTATTACTACTTCCTTATTACGACAGCACCTACCTGGATTATTGATCTGAAAAACTGTTTTATTGAGATGGACTTTTTACCGTTTCTGGAAAACCATCTGAACATATTTCTATACCTATCTCTGCTTGTGATCTCCAGTTTTCTTATAGTTAAAACTATCTTTTCTCTTTTCAGATCCATTTTTGGTTACTTTAAGCTTAACAGTTATATAAATAGAAATCTTTATAAAAGATTTAAGAATCTTTATATCATCAACTCAGATCAGATCGTCGCTTTTAATACGGGATTTTTTAAAAGGAAGATAGTTATATCAAAGCAGATACTTGACATCTTTTCAAAGGATGAGAAAAAAACCGTTTTCCTCCATGAAAAAGGACATCTGAAAAATGGCGACAGCTATAAACTTTTTATATTCTCTGTTCTTGTTAATCTTTTTCCAAAAAAGCTCGCAGATAAACTTCTTAAAGATTTTTCCCTCCTTAAAGAGATTGAAGCTGATATGTTCTGCGTATCCGACAGAAAAAAAGTTGAGCTTGCAAACACAGTATTGAGATTTTATACATACAGGACAGGTGTTTCCGTTCCTATGATGAACAGTTATTTAAGCCAGAGAATTCAGTTTTTACTCGGTCATCTTTCATATGAGGATTTCAAGGTAGAAAGGGTTTATCTCAGTTTTTCTCTCCTTCTTACTGTCTTTATACTGTTTTCTTACGTCTTTAATTACTGCCTGTGTAGTATGCATTAGGAGTTTTAGATGAATATGAGAGGATACTTATTGGTAATAATTACTACATTGTTTAGTATAGCAATGGTATCTTACGGAGTAGATCTGAAGAGTATTATTGATGAAGGGAGAAAATCCAATCCAGAACTGATAAAGATAAAAGAAAGACTGAAAGTTTATCAGTATAAAAAGGAGTTTGAAGGTAGTCTTGAAGATCCTGTTGTGTCCTTCAGTATTACGGATATTCAGCTTTTCTATAGACCTTTTTCAAGGCAGATAGAGCCAATGCAGGCTGTTGTTATAGGTATCTCCCAGAAGATACCTTACTTTGGAAAGCTTGATCTGAAAGAGCAGATCGTCCAAAAAAAGTACGACAGTGAGTATTACAGACTGAAAGCATCGGAGCAGAAGGTTTTAAAGAATATTTATATCTCTGCTTATAAACTGTGGAAGATTGATGAGAAACTGAAAATAATAAAGAAGTATCAGGATGTTGCGTCACAGATCATAAAGCTCTCAAACACCCTTTATGCTGTAGGTAAATCATCACAGAGTGATGTTATAAATGCACAGATATACTACACGCAGCTTAAGGAGATGGAGATAAACCTTAAGAACCTAAAAGAGAGGGTAAAGGCAAAACTTTCATCACTTGTAAACAGAGATATAGAAAGCGTGAGTCTTGATCTCCCTGAACCTGATGGAAAGCCTGATCTGTCACAGTTTATTGAAAGAATGAAAAATAACAGTCCTTATCTTGCCTACATAAAGGAGAAGATAAAGGAAAAGGACTACCAGATAAAGCTTTCTAAGAAGGATTACAGACCTGATTTCAGATTTTTTGCAAACTATGCCTACAGACAGGGATTTAATGATTATCTTACAGTTGGAGTAAGTTTTAATATCCCAGTATGGCAGAAAAGCCGTCAGGATATGAAGGTTTTAGAGAAAACCCAGGAAAAAACTGTAGTACAGAAGGAGTATCAGGAAAAGTTAACCGATCTTACATATCAGCTTGAGGATAGATACTACAAACTTAACGATGCTCTTCAGACTTATAGGCTTTTAAAGGATATATACATAAAACAGACTGAAAAGGGTTTTGAGAGCATAATAGCTGAGTATAAAGTGGGAAAGAAAAATATGATTGATCTTCTATACTCACTGAAACAGATACTCTCTGTAAAACTGAAAATCATAGATGAGATATACAGCTACAACGAGGCATTAATTGAAATAAAAGAACTTTCAGGAGATTTAAAATGAGCTGGAAAGGTTTGTTTATAGCTGTCACTCTTTTTGTTTTTGGGCTTGCTGTTGGCGTATTTACCCAGATAGGCTCTCAGATAATTCCTGTTATCCAGTCTTTTGTTGAAACTCAGCCGGCAGAGATACAGTCTGCAAAGCTTCCTGAAAGTAAGAACAAAAAGGGTATTCTGACGGTGGAACAGCTTTTTAATATAGATACTACTGTAGTTTCCCATGTAGATCTGACAAAGAGGATAGAGACTTACGGTGAGCTTGTTCACCCTGAAACAGATGTGAGGGATATAACATTTAAGATAAACGGTTATGTTGAAAAGCTTTACGCTGATTACACCGGTAAATACATAAAAAAAGGTCAGCCTCTCCTGACAGTTTACAGTCCTGAGCTTGTGTCAGCACAGGAGGAGTTTATAAGAGCTTACGAGTACCTGTCACAGATAGAAAATGCTGATAATGGGATACTGAAAAAGACAGCTCAGGATATGTATGAGGCGGCTTACAAAAGACTTTTATACTGGGATATAACACCCCAGCAGATAGAAAATCTGAAAAAAAGTAAAAAGGTTATGAAAACGCTCACTCTCTACTCCCCATATGACGGTTGGATAATGGAAAAGTTTGTTAATCTTGGATCAAAGGTTGAGGCAGGAAAGCCCGTTCTGAGAATAGCAAAACATGAAAATCTATGGCTTATAGCCAAGGTTTACGAACAGGATATCCCTTTTATAAAGAAAGGTCAGAAGGTTATGATACATTTTGAGTCCTACCCTGATCAGATCTATCACGGTGTTGTTGATTATATATATCCTATGATGGATATAAGGAACAGAACTGTTGATGTGAGGATTGTTATTCCAAACCCTGAGTATAAGCTCATTCCCGGAATGTACTCAAACATACATATAGATATCCCATTAGGAAAACTTATGGTTCTTCCTGAGACAGCTGTTATTAACACAGGTAAGAAACAGGTTGTTTTTGTCCAGAAGGAGAAAGGGGTTTTTGAGCCTGTTTTTGTTAAGCTCGGAAGGTATATAGACGGATACTACGAGATACTGTCCGGTGTTGGTCACGGAACTGTTGTTGCAAACTCTGCACTGTTCCTTTTAGATGCTGATGCACAGTTGAAAGGAAAGTATCAGAAAGAAGGTGAGCAAAAACCTATGAAAATGATGCATCACCACTGATGGAGTCTGGATATGATTGAGAAGATAATAGAATGGTCTGTTAGAAATAAACTTATCGTTGTTTCCCTTTCTCTTATAGTACTTGGAGCATCAATATGGGCTTTAAAGAACACACCCCTTGACGCGATACCTGATCTATCACCGCCTCAGGTTATCGTTTACACAAAATGGCAGGGTCAGTCCCCTTCCGTTGTTGAGGATCAGATAACCTATCCTGTAGTCTCTACACTGCTGTCAGCTCCTGAGATAGAAACAGTTAGAGGGATATCCTCATTTGAGACTTCTGCTGTTTATGTGATCTTCAAAGAGGGAACTGATATATACTGGGCGAGGAGCAGGGTTCTTGAGTATCTTTCCCAGATAAAAGATAAACTCCCAAAAACTGCAGAGGTTACACTTGGACCTGACGCTACAGGTGTTGGATGGGTTTACCAGTACGCCCTTTATTCAGACAAGAGAAATCTGTGGCAGCTAAGAACACTTCAGGACTGGTATCTAAAATATACACTTCTTGGTGTTGACGGAGTCTCAGAGGTTGCATCTATAGGTGGTTTTGTTAAAGGCTACCAGATAACTTTAAATCCGCAGAAACTGAGAGCTTACGATATCTCACTTAAACAGGTAATCAGTTCATTAAAAATGAATAACAATGACACAGGTGGGAGAATAATAGAGAGCAACGGATTTGAGTTTATAATTCAGGGTATCGGCTACATAAAAACACTGGATGATATAAAGGATATAACCGTTAAGATCACTCCAAACGGTATTCCTGTCAGGATAAAGGATATTGCAAGGGTTGAGCTTGTTCCTATGAACAGAAGGGGTATGGCTGATCTGAACGGTCTTGGTGAGGTTGTTGGCGGAATAGTTGTGATGCGTTTTGGAGAGAACGCATACCAGGTTATACAGAGAGTTAAAGAGAAGATAAAAGAGATAAAGGAAAACCTCCCTGAAGATATAAAGATAATCACTACCTACGACAGATCACAGCTTATAGAGAAGGCTGTTAACACACTTAAAAGAACATTGATTGAGGAGAGTATAATAGTTCTGATAGTTATAGGTATATTCCTTTTCCATTTCAGAAGTTCACTTGTGATCATTATCACTCTCCCACTTGCTGTGATAACAGGATTTCTGTTTATGAAGTTCTTCAACATAACATCAAATATTATGTCACTTGGTGGAATCGCGATAGCGATCGGAGCTATGGTGGATGCTGCCATTGTT is a window of Persephonella marina EX-H1 DNA encoding:
- a CDS encoding BlaI/MecI/CopY family transcriptional regulator — its product is MVLEFFKKGFKSLKFKKDRPTPLGDLEEKVMNVLWKIGNGTVREVREQLNENLAHTTVMTILDRLYKKGLLKRIKEGKSYRYFPLISKEEFEKKVAEKVITDIIRSHPETAIAAFEGAIEKLSEEEIYHLKKMIEEKMRDEKK
- a CDS encoding M48 family metalloprotease, with protein sequence MKKSDLIFVIFLSVVGLYFYYYYFLITTAPTWIIDLKNCFIEMDFLPFLENHLNIFLYLSLLVISSFLIVKTIFSLFRSIFGYFKLNSYINRNLYKRFKNLYIINSDQIVAFNTGFFKRKIVISKQILDIFSKDEKKTVFLHEKGHLKNGDSYKLFIFSVLVNLFPKKLADKLLKDFSLLKEIEADMFCVSDRKKVELANTVLRFYTYRTGVSVPMMNSYLSQRIQFLLGHLSYEDFKVERVYLSFSLLLTVFILFSYVFNYCLCSMH
- a CDS encoding TolC family protein; the encoded protein is MVIITTLFSIAMVSYGVDLKSIIDEGRKSNPELIKIKERLKVYQYKKEFEGSLEDPVVSFSITDIQLFYRPFSRQIEPMQAVVIGISQKIPYFGKLDLKEQIVQKKYDSEYYRLKASEQKVLKNIYISAYKLWKIDEKLKIIKKYQDVASQIIKLSNTLYAVGKSSQSDVINAQIYYTQLKEMEINLKNLKERVKAKLSSLVNRDIESVSLDLPEPDGKPDLSQFIERMKNNSPYLAYIKEKIKEKDYQIKLSKKDYRPDFRFFANYAYRQGFNDYLTVGVSFNIPVWQKSRQDMKVLEKTQEKTVVQKEYQEKLTDLTYQLEDRYYKLNDALQTYRLLKDIYIKQTEKGFESIIAEYKVGKKNMIDLLYSLKQILSVKLKIIDEIYSYNEALIEIKELSGDLK
- a CDS encoding efflux RND transporter periplasmic adaptor subunit, producing the protein MSWKGLFIAVTLFVFGLAVGVFTQIGSQIIPVIQSFVETQPAEIQSAKLPESKNKKGILTVEQLFNIDTTVVSHVDLTKRIETYGELVHPETDVRDITFKINGYVEKLYADYTGKYIKKGQPLLTVYSPELVSAQEEFIRAYEYLSQIENADNGILKKTAQDMYEAAYKRLLYWDITPQQIENLKKSKKVMKTLTLYSPYDGWIMEKFVNLGSKVEAGKPVLRIAKHENLWLIAKVYEQDIPFIKKGQKVMIHFESYPDQIYHGVVDYIYPMMDIRNRTVDVRIVIPNPEYKLIPGMYSNIHIDIPLGKLMVLPETAVINTGKKQVVFVQKEKGVFEPVFVKLGRYIDGYYEILSGVGHGTVVANSALFLLDADAQLKGKYQKEGEQKPMKMMHHH